The following DNA comes from Enterocloster bolteae.
AGATTGGTACACTGACAGAGGCAATTGAAACGGTCCGTTTCATGAAACAACATGATTTGCTGGTTGTGGCGTCCGGAAGGGCGGGAGGAGTCATTGACGACCCAAACGCTGAATTGGCAATTGCGTTAGGCCTGCCAATCATGAAAACAGGGGCGCCAAGAAGCGGGGAACGCACTATATTCACCAATACCGGACTCAGGGTAGAGGAACAGTTGAAGCCGGGAAAGACAATGGCGGATGTACTTAAGGTTCCGGGATTTGAACGGCTGGGATGATATATCGGATACTTTCACAGATAAAAAACGGGGAATCCTGTAAAACAGGTTTCTCCGTTTTTTTATCTGTTTTACTCCTTTATATAGTATAATACTGTATAGATAATGCATAAAAAGGAGGTTATATTTTGAATATCAGACAAATTGCGTACCTGGCGGGGGTTTCGGTTGCAACGGTTTCCAGATGCATTAATCAGCCGGAGAAGGTGTCGGAGGAAACACGCAATCATATCATAGGGGTCATGAAGCGGGTGGACTACATACCCAACCCCTCCGCCAAAAGCCTGTCAACCGGTTATACAAAGACCATCTTATGTGTAATCCCGACCCTTTGCAATGAATTTTTCAACCAGCTGGTGGAAGGAAGCCAGGCTGTATTGAGGGAAGCGGATTATAAGGTCCTTGTATTTTCAACAGACAGCATAGAGGATTTCTGGCGCAGGGTGGACCAGAGAAGTGTTGACGGAATGATTATATCCGGCTCCGGTTTTATTAACAGCGAGGAGCTGCGCATGGCCAAGATTCAGGTGCCCTATGTATTGATTGAAAATATGGAGCAGTCGGAATCACCCAAGGATGTGACATACGTTTACAGTGATGATTACAAAGGGGTCCAGATGGCGTTAGAATATCTGTACCGGGAAGGCAACCGCGTATTCGGGGTAATCAGCACTTCTGACACTTAT
Coding sequences within:
- a CDS encoding LacI family DNA-binding transcriptional regulator, whose protein sequence is MNIRQIAYLAGVSVATVSRCINQPEKVSEETRNHIIGVMKRVDYIPNPSAKSLSTGYTKTILCVIPTLCNEFFNQLVEGSQAVLREADYKVLVFSTDSIEDFWRRVDQRSVDGMIISGSGFINSEELRMAKIQVPYVLIENMEQSESPKDVTYVYSDDYKGVQMALEYLYREGNRVFGVISTSDTYLVTERRRKAVYDFFMEKKDCRLCMVKAHYADLQDAYDACGHLMRLEERPTAIFAFNDMMAIAAMRYLVLHGIRVPEDMEIMGFDDNPVASFVLPSLSTVVAPNYQLGESAARLLLEKLRGNTESKSVLFPVELKLRETTRNNVKEYRDKL